The sequence AAAACTATTACGGTTGAGGAATATAAGAGTTACTCTCTCGGTAAAAGAATTTACTACCGAATCTATCGTAACCCGATAATAATCTTTCTTATAGCCCCTTTCTTTTTGTTTACAATTGCTATGCGTTTTCCGAACAAAACCCAATCCTTTAAATCCAAATTATACACACACCTTACTACCATTGGTCTTATTTTAGGCGTGATTCTTATCTCACTATTAATAGGATTAAAAACCTTTCTTCTTATTCAGATTCCGATATTATATTTTGCTTCGGTGGCAGGTGTTTGGTTGTTTTATTTACAACATCAATTTGAGGATGTAATTTGGGAACGTGACGAAAATTGGGATTACAAAATAATTGCCATGGAAGGCAGTTCGTACCTGAAGCTCCCTAAAATATTACAGTGGTTCTCGGGCAATATTGGCTTTCATCACCTCCACCATCTAAGTCCCAAAATACCAAATTACAATCTCGAAAAATGCATCCGTGAAAATCCAATTTTCCAGAAAGAACCACTTACTTTTTGGCCAAGTATCCGTTCAATGCGTTATCGTTTATGGGATGAAAAGAAACATAAATTGGTCAGCCTTCGCGAAGCATTGAGTTCCTAATAAAAATTCAATCATTCCAATTAAGTTGTATTCTTGTTTGGTATTTTTTCAACTGCCCATATTTTCAATTATTAAATAAATCCTTATCTTCCGATGATATTTACAATTATTCTAATTTGCCCTTTGAACATAATTCAATTATCATGAAAAATTATGCGTTTTCATTTATACTGATCGTTTTGGTAAACCTTTCTGTTTTTGCTCAAAGCAATCAAACAAGAGGCAGGATTTCTGAATTTGGGATTAAAGTGGGATATCTTGAAAAAGGTACCTTAAACATGATCACCGATGTTGAGGGGGTCAAAGTTGGACATCTTACTCTGAAAGAGAGAACGGACATCAGAACGGGAGTTACTGCAATTCTGCCACATGGTGGAAATATTTTTCAGGAAAAAGTTCCCGCAGCAATTTATTGTTTTAACAGTTTTGGGAAATTGGCAGGTTATACCCAGGTTCAAGAACTTGGCAATATAGAGACTCCAATAATTCTGACAAACACATTAAATGTAGGAACAGCTATGGAAGCTGTTGTTAAATACACGCTCGAACAAAAAGGGAATGAGAATGTACGTTCTGTAAATGCGGTTGTCGGGGAAACGAATGATGGGTATTTAAATGATATAAGAGGTCAACATGTGACTCGCGAACATGTTATTCAGGCGATAAAGTCAGCTGTTTCGGGCAAATTTGAAGAAGGATGTGTTGGTGCCGGAACCGGAACAACTGCACTCGGATTTAAAGGTGGTATTGGGTCGGCTTCCAGAAAAACGATTGCCATTGATGGAAAACAATATACGGTTGGAGTGTTACTACAATCTAATTTTGGACGGGAACTTTACATCAATGGAGAACCTGTAACAACAAAAATTAAGAGTAACAAAATCAATAAAAAGGAAGATGGATCATGCATGATTATCATAGCAACGGATGCTCCCTTATCGACCAGAAATTTAGAAAGGTTGGCAAAACGTGCTTTCATTGGAATGGGAAAAACAACCAATGTTATGTCAAATTCATCAGGAGATTTTGCCATTGCATTTTCAACGGCTTACCACATACCTAATGATAGTAAAAGTAATTTGTATGATTTACCACCATTGTTTTTGAATGACGCAATGACAACATTATTTCAGGCCGTGGAAGAGGCTACTCAGGAGGCTGTTTACAATTCATTATTCATGGCGACTACAACTACAGGCTTTGGAGGTAATACTGTAAATGCAATTCCTATCGAGCAGGTTTTGAAGATTATCAATAAATAATATTTGAAATATTATTCTGAAATTAAAAAGCATCTTGATCCTTAAATCCAAGATGCTTTTTAATAAGAAAATTAATGCTTATTTCTTTTGTGATAATGGATAAAGATTGTCAGGAATATTTTTATAATCAATTGTTGTCAGATCGGCCGGTCCCAAACCGGGAGCATCAACTTCAATGATAGCACCGGCTAAACCGTTTTCATAAAACCCTCTTCTAAAATGAACCCTCGATTTTAAAACAATAATATCAAGTGATTTAATATCGATGCCCAGTGTTGTGAATATTCTGGCATCTGTTACTTGATTTAGCACAGGTGTTAAAATAACCCGATTGTTCTCCCCAAATTTCACAACGGCAACTTTGTCGGATCTTCCTAATTTATCAAAATACTCCAGTTGTCCTTTAATGTGAACCGGTTTGCCTGCAAATTCATCTTCGTAACCTCCTATACTAAGTTCAACTTCATCGCCTACATTTTTTCCCTGCTCAGTTAATTGGTTTATTGCTTTGATATCAGAAATGGTTGCCATGCAAAAGTTTTTCGCATGTTGCTTAATCAATTCGGCCAAAATATGGCTTGAATTTCCTGTTCTGTCGCTATGATCGGCAACAATAACAGGCGTTTTTCCTTCTTTCACAGCTTCAATACTCAATCTAACCCCTTCTTCGGTTTTGGGTAATTTTTTACCTGCAAATTCAAACCTTCTCATCCAGATGTAATTATTCATTTCATCAGCTATTTTATCTGCACGTTCCTGATCGTTATTTGTAATTATCATGATCGTGGCACCCACATCCGGAACGTCTGCATAGGCAAATCCAAAAGCTACCGAAACATAAACACCTGGATATTGTTCTTCGATGCGACGTGCTTTCTCCATGATTTCCATGGCAGGCGAAACACCGGTTCCCTGAAAAACACTGGGGGTGATAATTCCGGGTTTACGAGTGGCCATGGTAGGTTTGTATTTACCATTGAGGGTTAGGTTCATCAAGCGTGCCAGGCGTTCACCTTGCAGATAGGCATCATAATGAGGATATCGCTTGATGATTAGAACAGCATTAGCTACATCCGTTAGTTCATGATCTTCATTGGCATGTAAATCGAGGGTGACAAAAATTGGGATGTCGCCTACAACTTTTCTCAGTCGTCTTACGATTTCAGCTTCCGGCTTTGGAATTCCAGTAACAGCCATGGCTCCATGAAGTGATAAATATAGCCCATCAAAGGATCCTTTTTCTTCAAGGTCCTTGGCCATCAAAGCAGTATATTTATCGAAAGCTTCCTGGGTAATCCAACTACCTGATGAACCTCCTTTTGAATCACGTGGGGAAGTCAAACCAATCAATTCTAAATCTTCGAATTCAGAAGCTTGATTCACAAACCCTTCGATATAATCACCCGCCGCCAAAACTTCTGCTCCTTGTAGCGGAGGACCATAGTATTCAAATTCTTCAATTCCGGTCGGGGCTGGACAAAATGTGCAGGTTTCATGAGAGAAAGTAGCGACTCCAATTTTGAATTTTCTCGTTTCCTTTTCATTATCACAGGAAAGAAGAAAAAAAGGAAGAAAAATTAGCAGGATTTTAATACTTGTTCGGATCATAATCGAAATAATTAAGTTTGTAAGTTGTTGGAATAATAACTGGAAATGTTAAATTTAAACATTGAAAATTAATTTATAATTTAAAAATGAAAAAGTTCAGTACTAATTTAGGAATTATTTCTATTCTCATTTTTCTTTCGGTTAGTTTCTCGAACTATTCCCAAAAATTGACTTTGCATGGTAAACACTTGAACCATGCAACCAATGTTGAGGAAATAGGATATAATCAGGGTGTTGTTGATTATTCAGCACGTAATTTAGCAAGTGAAGCTGAATTTGAAACATTACTTAACCTTATATTTTAAGCAAGAGAACAGTAAAATGAAGAAAGGAATGATTGGAATAGTGGGAGGAATGGGGCCAATTGCAGGTATCGATCTCTCTAGGAAAATAGTAAACCAAACCATAGCAGGAAGAGATCAGGATCATATTTCTCAAATATTATATTCAGCATCAGAACGAATTGGCGATCGTACAGAATATATTCAGGGAAAAATTCAAGAAAACCCTGCTTATGCTATCGCAGATATTATTTTGAGCCTTGAATCAATGGGTGCTACTGTTGTTGGTTTGCCTTGTAATTCGGCTCATGCTACAAATATTTTTGGTGTAATTGTGGAAAAATTAAAAGAAAGACAGTCTGAAATAATACTGTTACACATGATTGAAGAGGTTGGCAAATTTCTAAAAACCCAGTTTCCAACAATTAAAAAAGTTGGCATTCTTGGAACCGCCGGAACCTACCAAACCCACCAATACAAACAAATTGAGAAATTCGGATTTGAAGTACTGAATGTTTCGGAAACTATGGTTGAAGAAGTTCATCAATCCATTTATCATCCTGTTTATGGAATTAAATCTGTTACAGATAAAATTAGTGAAGAATCGCTGGTCATTCTATATTTTGCATGTAATTTCTTAATTGAAAAAGGGGCAGAGGTAATTGTTTTAGGGTGTACTGAGTTTCCCCTTGCATTTCCGGAGAAAAATTTTAAAAACATCCCACTAATTGACACTACTTTGGTTTTAGCCCGGGCATTAATTAAAGTGGTTGATCCAAAAAAATTAAAAAGTTGGGAATAACATAGTTGCTCCGGTTATCCTTAATTCTATCAATTGGATAATTCGTTTGGTTTTTCAAGTTTTCAGAACAAGAGGTTT comes from Bacteroidota bacterium and encodes:
- a CDS encoding fatty acid desaturase, whose translation is KTITVEEYKSYSLGKRIYYRIYRNPIIIFLIAPFFLFTIAMRFPNKTQSFKSKLYTHLTTIGLILGVILISLLIGLKTFLLIQIPILYFASVAGVWLFYLQHQFEDVIWERDENWDYKIIAMEGSSYLKLPKILQWFSGNIGFHHLHHLSPKIPNYNLEKCIRENPIFQKEPLTFWPSIRSMRYRLWDEKKHKLVSLREALSS
- a CDS encoding amino acid racemase; the encoded protein is MKKGMIGIVGGMGPIAGIDLSRKIVNQTIAGRDQDHISQILYSASERIGDRTEYIQGKIQENPAYAIADIILSLESMGATVVGLPCNSAHATNIFGVIVEKLKERQSEIILLHMIEEVGKFLKTQFPTIKKVGILGTAGTYQTHQYKQIEKFGFEVLNVSETMVEEVHQSIYHPVYGIKSVTDKISEESLVILYFACNFLIEKGAEVIVLGCTEFPLAFPEKNFKNIPLIDTTLVLARALIKVVDPKKLKSWE
- a CDS encoding P1 family peptidase, whose translation is MKNYAFSFILIVLVNLSVFAQSNQTRGRISEFGIKVGYLEKGTLNMITDVEGVKVGHLTLKERTDIRTGVTAILPHGGNIFQEKVPAAIYCFNSFGKLAGYTQVQELGNIETPIILTNTLNVGTAMEAVVKYTLEQKGNENVRSVNAVVGETNDGYLNDIRGQHVTREHVIQAIKSAVSGKFEEGCVGAGTGTTALGFKGGIGSASRKTIAIDGKQYTVGVLLQSNFGRELYINGEPVTTKIKSNKINKKEDGSCMIIIATDAPLSTRNLERLAKRAFIGMGKTTNVMSNSSGDFAIAFSTAYHIPNDSKSNLYDLPPLFLNDAMTTLFQAVEEATQEAVYNSLFMATTTTGFGGNTVNAIPIEQVLKIINK
- a CDS encoding M81 family metallopeptidase — protein: MIRTSIKILLIFLPFFLLSCDNEKETRKFKIGVATFSHETCTFCPAPTGIEEFEYYGPPLQGAEVLAAGDYIEGFVNQASEFEDLELIGLTSPRDSKGGSSGSWITQEAFDKYTALMAKDLEEKGSFDGLYLSLHGAMAVTGIPKPEAEIVRRLRKVVGDIPIFVTLDLHANEDHELTDVANAVLIIKRYPHYDAYLQGERLARLMNLTLNGKYKPTMATRKPGIITPSVFQGTGVSPAMEIMEKARRIEEQYPGVYVSVAFGFAYADVPDVGATIMIITNNDQERADKIADEMNNYIWMRRFEFAGKKLPKTEEGVRLSIEAVKEGKTPVIVADHSDRTGNSSHILAELIKQHAKNFCMATISDIKAINQLTEQGKNVGDEVELSIGGYEDEFAGKPVHIKGQLEYFDKLGRSDKVAVVKFGENNRVILTPVLNQVTDARIFTTLGIDIKSLDIIVLKSRVHFRRGFYENGLAGAIIEVDAPGLGPADLTTIDYKNIPDNLYPLSQKK